A region of Ciona intestinalis unplaced genomic scaffold, KH HT000220.1, whole genome shotgun sequence DNA encodes the following proteins:
- the LOC113475324 gene encoding chitin-binding lectin 1-like, whose amino-acid sequence MKFPYSLCVTLLIAAATEGLICLTCYNARNLRQCRAQGSVRLCQRNQKSCQTQIRTDPHGILITKECKQARACANNYAQNPRSAWNPTQCSRHQGSVCTCCCGTDRCNFNSLFCPIRPSTTTLRPTSRPTTRSTTTTTTTTTTVSPPPPPQTTAPQPPPPQTTAPQPPPLQTYSPTTPAAPNNSPITPASPNNSPTTPAAPNN is encoded by the exons ATGAAGTTCCCTTATAGCTTGTGTGTGACTTTACTGATTGCGGCAGCGACCGAAG GTTTGATTTGCTTGACGTGCTACAACGCAAGAAATCTCAGGCAATGCCGAGCACAAGGTTCTGTGAGATTGTGCCAACGAAACCAG AAATCCTGCCAGACCCAAATTCGCACCGATCCACATGGAATTCTAATAACCAAAGAATGCAAACAAGCAAGAGCGTGCGCTAATAACTATGCTCAG AATCCACGTTCAGCTTGGAATCCCACTCAATGCAGCAGACACCAGGGATCAGTATGCACTTGCTGCTGTGGAACGGACAGATGCAACTTCAATTCATTATTTTGTCCGATTC GCCCATCGACAACAACACTTAGACCTACATCTAGGCCAACTACAAGGTCTACAACCACAACTACAACAACTACTACGACAGTTTCCCCACCCCCGCCTCCCCAAACAACAGCCCCACAACCCCCGCCGCCCCAAACGACAGCCCCACAACCCCCGCCGCTCCAAACATACAGCCCCACAACCCCCGCCGCTCCAAACAACAGCCCCATTACCCCCGCCTCCCCAAACAACAGCCCCACAACCCCCGCCGCTCCAAACAACA
- the LOC100180390 gene encoding collagen alpha-1(XII) chain, with amino-acid sequence MKVIIVFAVFCSVACLADALQCWTCENARSNDECKRIGKVKQCRPNQLACQTHVRTDPQGMRITKECKQARACGNNYIQNPRAAWYPSQCNINVQGSVCRCCCDFDDCNFETLTCPQGNECPVIDLKNGSMSCTDGNRDGSTCTFECDSGDGFEVYPNTTTASTCNGTTWMKPPPCCNRPCPPFALVDAVVVLDSSSSIGGTNWRTLVNFVTGIIAGVDVGPKSARIGVFRYNADVDTTTQILLSDYPNDRAGLLRAIRRIPYNGNGTHTGQALSHVNDVMLAPGNGNRPGVPDVVFVITDGRSQDGVLEPANQIRATGAQTFVVGIQPGIQRLRIQMDHLIEMAGSRDNVFELDSFDGLTSDFASILSQRLCPPGPCQN; translated from the exons CGCTACAATGCTGGACGTGCGAAAATGCCAGAAGTAATGACGAATGTAAGAGAATCGGGAAAGTGAAACAGTGTCGTCCTAATCAG CTAGCTTGCCAAACTCACGTACGAACCGACCCACAAGGAATGCGAATCACAAAAGAATGTAAACAGGCAAGAGCATGCGGGAACAACTATATACAG aaCCCGAGAGCTGCATGGTATCCAAGTCAATGTAATATAAACGTACAAGGATCGGTATGTAGATGCTGTTGCGACTTTGACGATTGTAACTTTGAAACACTGACGTGCCCACAAG GCAATGAATGTCCTGTGATTGACTTGAAAAACGGTAGCATGTCTTGCACGGATGGGAACCGCGATGGATCGACTTGTACTTTCGAATGTGACAGCGGGGACGGGTTCGAAGTCTACCCCAACACGACGACGGCATCAACTTGTAACGGGACAACGTGGATGAAGCCTCCGCCATGCTGTAACA gGCCTTGTCCGCCTTTTGCCTTGGTCGATGCAGTTGTCGTGTTAGATTCATCTAGTTCTATTGGAGGGACCAATTGGAGAACACTAGTAAACTTCGTGACAGGAATAATAGc CGGAGTGGACGTCGGACCAAAAAGCGCAAGGATTGGCGTGTTCCGATATAATGCAGACGTGGACACTACAACTCAAATCCTGTTAAGTGACTATCCGAACGATAGAGCCGGGTTACTTAGAGCTATAAGAAGAATACCATATAATGGAAATG GCACACACACCGGACAAGCATTATCGCatgttaatgacgtcatgttgGCACCGGGCAATGGAAATAGACCGGGTGTTCCGGATGTGGTGTTCGTTATTACTGATGGTCGATCCCAAGACGGTGTTTTGGAGCCAGCTAATCAAATACGTGCAACCGGCGCCCAG acGTTCGTTGTCGGAATCCAGCCCGGCATACAAAGATTGCGAATTCAAATGGATCATCTAATAGAAATGGCGGGTTCACGAGACAATGTATTTGAACTTGACAGTTTCGATGGCTTGACGTCCGATTTTGCAAGTATTCTTTCGCAACGATTATGCCCCCCGGGACCTTGCCAAAATTAA